NNNNNNNNNNNNNNNNNNNNNNNNNNNNNNNNNNNNNNNNNNNNNNNNNNNNNNNNNNNNNNNNNNNNNNNNNNNNNNNNNNNNNNNNNNNNNNNNNNNNNNNNNNNNNNNNNNNNNNNNNNNNNNNNNNNNNNNNNNNNNNNNNNNNNNNNNNNNNNNNNNNNNNNNNNNNNNNNNNNNNNNNNNNNNNNNNNNNNNNNNNNNNNNNNNNNNNNNNNNNNNNNNNNNNNNNNNNNNNNNNNNNNNNNNNNNNNNNNNNNNNNNNNNNNNNNNNNNNNNNNNNNNNNNNNNNNNNNNNNNNNNNNNNNNNNNNNNNNNNNNNNNNNNNNNNNNNNNNNNNNNNNNNNNNNNNNNNNNNNNNNNNNNNNNNNNNNNNNNNNNNNNNNNNNNNNNNNNNNNNNNNNNNNNNNNNNNNNNNNNNNNNNNNNNNNNNNNNNNNNNNNNNNNNNNNNNNNNNNNNNNNNNNNNNNNNNNNNNNNNNNNNNNNNNNNNNNNNNNNNNNNNNNNNNNNNNNNNNNNNNNNNNNNNNNNNNNNNNNNNNNNNNNNNNNNNNNNNNNNNNNNNNNNNNNNNNNNNNNNNNNNNNNNNNNNNNNNNNNNNNNNNNNNNNNNNNNNNNNNNNNNNNNNNNNNNNNNNNNNNNNNNNNNNNNNNNNNNNNNNNNNNNNNNNNNNNNNNNNNNNNNNNNNNNNNNNNNNNNNNNNNNNNNNNNNNNNNNNNNNNNNNNNNNNNNNNNNNNNNNNNNNNNNNNNNNNNNNNNNNNNNNNNNNNNNNNNNNNNNNNNNNNNNNNNNNNNNNNNNNNNNNNNNNNNNNNNNNNNNNNNNNNNNNNNNNNNNNNNNNNNNNNNNNNNNNNNNNNNNNNNNNNNNNNNNNNNNNNNNNNNNNNNNNNNNNNNNNNNNNNNNNNNNNNNNNNNNNNNNNNNNNNNNNNNNNNNNNNNNNNNNNNNNNNNNNNNNNNNNNNNNNNNNNNNNNNNNNNNNNNNNNNNNNNNNNNNNNNNNNNNNNNNNNNNNNNNNNNNNNNNNNNNNNNNNNNNNNNNNNNNNNNNNNNNNNNNNNNNNNNNNNNNNNNNNNNNNNNNNNNNNNNNNNNNNNNNNNNNNNNNNNNNNNNNNNNNNNNNNNNNNNNNNNNNNNNNNNNNNNNNNNNNNNNNNNNNNNNNNNNNNNNNNNNNNNNNNNNNNNNNNNNNNNNNNNNNNNNNNNNNNNNNNNNNNNNNNNNNNNNNNNNNNNNNNNNNNNNNNNNNNNNNNNNNNNNNNNNNNNNNNNNNNNNNNNNNNNNNNNNNNNNNNNNNNNNNNNNNNNNNNNNNNNNNNNNNNNNNNNNNNNNNNNNNNNNNNNNNNNNNNNNNNNNNNNNNNNNNNNNNNNNNNNNNNNNNNNNNNNNNNNNNNNNNNNNNNNNNNNNNNNNNNNNNNNNNNNNNNNNNNNNNNNNNNNNNNNNNNNNNNNNNNNNNNNNNNNNNNNNNNNNNNNNNNNNNNNNNNNNNNNNNNNNNNNNNNNNNNNNNNNNNNNNNNNNNNNNNNNNNNNNNNNNNNNNNNNNNNNNNNNNNNNNNNNNNNNNNNNNNNNNNNNNNNNNNNNNNNNNNNNNNNNNNNNNNNNNNNNNNNNNNNNNNNNNNNNNNNNNNNNNNNNNNNNNNNNNNNNNNNNNNNNNNNNNNNNNNNNNNNNNNNNNNNNNNNNNNNNNNNNNNNNNNNNNNNNNNNNNNNNNNNNNNNNNNNNNNNNNNNNNNNNNNNNNNNNNNNNNNNNNNNNNNNNNNNNNNNNNNNNNNNNNNNNNNNNNNNNNNNNNNNNNNNNNNNNNNNNNNNNNNNNNNNNNNNNNNNNNNNNNNNNNNNNNNNNNNNNNNNNNNNNNNNNNNNNNNNNNNNNNNNNNNNNNNNNNNNNNNNNNNNNNNNNNNNNNNNNNNNNNNNNNNNNNNNNNNNNNNNNNNNNNNNNNNNNNNNNNNNNNNNNNNNNNNNNNNNNNNNNNNNNNNNNNNNNNNNNNNNNNNNNNNNNNNNNNNNNNNNNNNNNNNNNNNNNNNNNNNNNNNNNNNNNNNNNNNNNNNNNNNNNNNNNNNNNNNNNNNNNNNNNNNNNNNNNNNNNNNNNNNNNNNNNNNNNNNNNNNNNNNNNNNNNNNNNNNNNNNNNNNNNNNNNNNNNNNNNNNNNNNNNNNNNNNNNNNNNNNNNNNNNNNNNNNNNNNNNNNNNNNNNNNNNNNNNNNNNNNNNNNNNNNNNNNNNNNNNNNNNNNNNNNNNNNNNNNNNNNNNNNNNNNNNNNNNNNNNNNNNNNNNNNNNNNNNNNNNNNNNNNNNNNNNNNNNNNNNNNNNNNNNNNNNNNNNNNNNNNNNNNNNNNNNNNNNNNNNNNNNNNNNNNNNNNNNNNNNNNNNNNNNNNNNNNNNNNNNNNNNNNNNNNNNNNNNNNNNNNNNNNNNNNNNNNNNNNNNNNNNNNNNNNNNNNNNNNNNNNNNNNNNNNNNNNNNNNNNNNNNNNNNNNNNNNNNNNNNNNNNNNNNNNNNNNNNNNNNNNNNNNNNNNNNNNNNNNNNNNNNNNNNNNNNNNNNNNNNNNNNNNNNNNNNNNNNNNNNNNNNNNNNNNNNNNNNNNNNNNNNNNNNNNNNNNNNNNNNNNNNNNNNNNNNNNNNNNNNNNNNNNNNNNNNNNNNNNNNNNNNNNNNNNNNNNNNNNNNNNNNNNNNNNNNNNNNNNNNNNNNNNNNNNNNNNNNNNNNNNNNNNNNNNNNNNNNNNNNNNNNNNNNNNNNNNNNNNNNNNNNNNNNNNNNNNNNNNNNNNNNNNNNNNNNNNNNNNNNNNNNNNNNNNNNNNNNNNNNNNNNNNNNNNNNNNNNNNNNNNNNNNNNNNNNNNNNNNNNNNNNNNNNNNNNNNNNNNNNNNNNNNNNNNNNNNNNNNNNNNNNNNNNNNNNNNNNNNNNNNNNNNNNNNNNNNNNNNNNNNNNNNNNNNNNNNNNNNNNNNNNNNNNNNNNNNNNNNNNNNNNNNNNNNNNNNNNNNNNNNNNNNNNNNNNNNNNNNNNNNNNNNNNNNNNNNNNNNNNNNNNNNNNNNNNNNNNNNNNNNNNNNNNNNNNNNNNNNNNNNNNNNNNNNNNNNNNNNNNNNNNNNNNNNNNNNNNNNNNNNNNNNNNNNNNNNNNNNNNNNNNNNNNNNNNNNNNNNNNNNNNNNNNNNNNNNNNNNNNNNNNNNNNNNNNNNNNNNNNNNNNNNNNNNNNNNNNNNNNNNNNNNNNNNNNNNNNNNNNNNNNNNNNNNNNNNNNNNNNNNNNNNNNNNNNNNNNNNNNNNNNNNNNNNNNNNNNNNNNNNNNNNNNNNNNNNNNNNNNNNNNNNNNNNNNNNNNNNNNNNNNNNNNNNNNNNNNNNNNNNNNNNNNNNNNNNNNNNNNNNNNNNNNNNNNNNNNNNNNNNNNNNNNNNNNNNNNNNNNNNNNNNNNNNNNNNNNNNNNNNNNNNNNNNNNNNNNNNNNNNNNNNNNNNNNNNNNNNNNNNNNNNNNNNNNNNNNNNNNNNNNNNNNNNNNNNNNNNNNNNNNNNNNNNNNNNNNNNNNNNNNNNNNNNNNNNNNNNNNNNNNNNNNNNNNNNNNNNNNNNNNNNNNNNNNNNNNNNNNNNNNNNNNNNNNNNNNNNNNNNNNNNNNNNNNNNNNNNNNNNNNNNNNNNNNNNNNNNNNNNNNNNNNNNNNNNNNNNNNNNNNNNNNNNNNNNNNNNNNNNNNNNNNNNNNNNNNNNNNNNNNNNNNNNNNNNNNNNNNNNNNNNNNNNNNNNNNNNNNNNNNNNNNNNNNNNNNNNNNNNNNNNNNNNNNNNNNNNNNNNNNNNNNNNNNNNNNNNNNNNNNNNNNNNNNNNNNNNNNNNNNNNNNNNNNNNNNNNNNNNNNNNNNNNNNNNNNNNNNNNNNNNNNNNNNNNNNNNNNNNNNNNNNNNNNNNNNNNNNNNNNNNNNNNNNNNNNNNNNNNNNNNNNNNNNNNNNNNNNNNNNNNNNNNNNNNNNNNNNNNNNNNNNNNNNNNNNNNNNNNNNNNNNNNNNNNNNNNNNNNNNNNNNNNNNNNNNNNNNNNNNNNNNNNNNNNTAACTTCAGCAAATAATGCTCTATACTGTGGCTAAACTGACACTGACAAATGCCCAATGAGCTGAAATGAGCTTTTCTTTAATACTATTTCTCTTAATACTTCCTCAACAAACAGGAAGCACAACCACATATAGGCCTAATTCATGTTTCAGAAATCATGCAGATGTCTTTTGTTCAGTGCGTTCAGCATTAGGAGCTGTCCAGTGTGCTTTACTTAATCATCCATCAAAAGTATATAGAAAGTCTGCTGCTGCAAATCGCTTGCATACAAACAAAATTCACCACAAACTCACCACATAAGCATATGCATAAGCATAAGCAACAAACACAAACCAACCtctgtactttctacttctGTCTCATATGTATACAATCAGTAAACTGGAAACATCTGAGGTTAAGACTGCTATCTTTATGACAGAGAATAAGACAAGACCTTTACTTGAGAGAAACCAAAGACAGTAAAGCTCCTTTGAAAAACACCTGAGGGTTCAAAATAACTTCAAATAACctatgtttatttctttatttttaatgtactaaaaaataaaatgtacaactactaaaaaatgaaatgtacaaCTAGTAAAAAGGCATACCTTACAGTACATGAACCATCCTAAAAGATAAAAACTGGAAACAAGTAACCACTGAGGAGCAACTAAAGTAATTAGgaatgcaggttttttttttttttttattttacatctcATCCAGCATGGAGTGTGGTTCAGAGAAAGTTGATGGTTATTGAAAAAATGCATCAGATTAATATTTTAGAGAAGTATACATTTACAGCTATATACACCTATAAACATCATGTTTTCCGATCATCACTATGTGTCCACAAAGACTGTATGgaaacatactaaaacacttttactgaaggaaaatgtttttatttgacggtattatttttatactgcTTATAAAAAAGCATTATACTGTAATTCTTGCTTCATATTTTCGTCTATGATTTAATCACAGACTCACATTTCAACCAacaaacatgctattaacatgaaGTTGCAATGATAATGGCTCCTCCAACTTTTTAATCTATTCAGTTGCTGTTCGGACAGGAGCATAAGTAGTGAAATCTGAACTCTCCCCTTGTGTTTCCCTGTGCCGTTTTTGTCTCCAGGTTATCACATCTACAGATGTATAACACACCTCATTATCAGTTTCCTGcaacaaaatgtttacattttattattatataccacatattatatatatacatacttttacatataaCCAAACTTGGTGAGACTTTACAACACGATCCCTTTACTTAAAAATTGTTAATGCACTaattaacaatgagcaatatatTTGTTAgagtatatactgtattattctttgttaatgttagtcaGAAATACATCTGTTAATTTTTActtcattgttcattgttttcgTAGGTCATACCTCAACAATGTTTCTATTTTTCAGCTTGTCTTTTTGATCACTTGCAGAATCTAAAATggaatatttaaatttgaacaTTCCAATTGGTGCagctaaaaaaagtattaagacTCTTTGACAAAAGCTGTGGCAGTGCAAAAGAAGATTATTAATCTGTGAATAATTACCTGTGGGTTTCCTGCAAAAGAGCCAGAGCaaacagagagaggagagaagaaCACACACCGGACACACACTGAACAGTTTCCAGCAGAACAAACAGTCAGGATGTGCAGAGGGTTCAGAACAGGAAGTCActtgtttgaaataaaataaacactaatgTATCATTGAATGTTAATACAAACAATTTTGTTCTGTTCATCTTGATTTTTCACTGAGAAAAGTACATTTCTCCAAAATTACACAAGGAGTAATGTAATAATAAGTAGTAGATATGTTTTCTTACTTTCCAGAGAGAGACGCGTTGTTCGCTTTCCGTAATAGTACACTTTTGATGAGGAAAggatgtcttttttattttccatattcTGTTCTTCTGCACAGTAGTACAGTCCCAGATCAGAGACACTGATGTTAGTAATATGTAGACCATGAGAATTACTGTAAGGATTGTAGATAAAGCTGAAATGTTGAAATATCTTCGATATCTTCAGTTTTCTAAAATCTATTATGAGTGAGGGTTGATTTTCATGAGAGCAGTTTCTTATCCATACAGTGCTGGAACCAAGAGATAAAGAGCGGTCACAGTAGAGAGTGATGTTGTCTCCTGGTCTGACTTTCATCTGCACTTCTTCTCCATAGATGCTTTTCTGatgaaacagtaaaactgtaaaagaaTATAATAACTTTAGAAAACACTTCAAATTATACT
This genomic window from Labeo rohita strain BAU-BD-2019 chromosome 1, IGBB_LRoh.1.0, whole genome shotgun sequence contains:
- the LOC127172050 gene encoding uncharacterized protein LOC127172050 gives rise to the protein MERPRLALTMLMFLLFHQKSIYGEEVQMKVRPGDNITLYCDRSLSLGSSTVWIRNCSHENQPSLIIDFRKLKISKIFQHFSFIYNPYSNSHGLHITNISVSDLGLYYCAEEQNMENKKDILSSSKVYYYGKRTTRLSLEMTSCSEPSAHPDCLFCWKLFSVCPVCVLLSSLCLLWLFCRKPTDSASDQKDKLKNRNIVEETDNEVCYTSVDVITWRQKRHRETQGESSDFTTYAPVRTATE